ttttgtacagtatacttactactttttaactACTttacaactacttagcatgttagttaaccataaccttaacccttttagctaagcCTTCCCCTTTAAACTAACACCtaaacgttagccacctagctagaattcgtaaaaTATTGTTCagtttgcaaattcgtaacatatttatagtttagcaaattcgtaacattgtacgttttgcaaatttgtaataTATTCGACATTAAGCAAATTCGtaatatataattatataatatataatatgtaatttgtaacatatcatacgaaatgggtgatggacattcacaaattaatacataccatacgaaacgcaacatatcatacaaatGGAGTGGgacggatttacgtacagaatacagaataatatgaaatgctcgtAGACCAGGTTGGGAGAGGGGAGCAGAAAAGAGGAAAttactgaaattgcattttttacACACCCCAGTTTtataattggaatgtgatacaaaacgaggcaacggtaTACTTTAGGTCCATGCGGACACCTCCAAGCGGTCGGGTTGGccgtttggagtgtttatctgaatagatttaaaaaatatataataatagtaatatccctcccacttctaaaaccaaagttgcgcccctgcttgAAAGCTTTGGATAAACGGACAGAATGACATAGGTCTTCTCTCCTGAAAtgttactttgacattatgtattGTAAATGTAAGTAATATATACATTTTCATCCACAATCCTAGATAAAATCATGTTAGTAGACTATAACAAATGCACCGACTTTGTTTCTTTCACTTATTGTAAATAGAAAACATGTAATATCTTATTGTCACATTAATcaatattaaatatttttttaaatattgtatTTCAATAGAATCCTTAATTAACTTTACAAAATGTGTTTCCAATGTCAAAAGTGCCCAGCTTCACGGATATAAAAATATCTTCTCACTTTTGTTTTGAATGTTcttaattggaaaatgcaaaaataaaatatatttttttttaattaaaaataaatgaCAAGGAAATAATAGAACCAAATTGTCCACTTTTTATTAAATTactattttaatattttttaaatttccctCATAAGAATGATATTATTTGAAAAACAATTGAGATGTTTACGTTTTTTCGCCAAATGCTGTAATGCCTTTGACTGTCACTAAAAGCAATCCTCGTGACTTTCTGTTTCCCACCGGGTTTTCCCATCTGGTTTGAATCGTCATCTCCAAAAATTGTGAAATTGGACACCAAAGAGTACATTCTAACCCTTTCTTAGAACTAGGTCCATGCGGACACCTCCAAGCGGTCGGGTTGGCCGTTTGGAGTGCTTATCTGActagatttaaaaatatataataatagtaatatccctcccacttctaaaaccaaagttgcgcccctgcttgAAAGAAATTGGACACCAAAGAGTACATTCTAACCCTTTCTTAGAACTCCCCTTTACATTGTTTCCCGATCGAAATGTAGGACCAGAGTCAGATCACACCCGCTCGTTTTAATCTTAAATGGATATTGCATGTAATGTCAAACTTTACAGGAACCCGAAACAACGCTAATTAAACGGGATATGCACGGTGGGCTCAACTGGTGGCGCATTGGATGTAGGAAGCGGTCGTATTTCCCCCCCTGCTGCAGAAGGTAGAGGTTACAAATCTGTGGGAACGTGTCAGAGGAAAGAGGGGGCGGGAGGAAAGGGAAGGGGTACCGgagaaaggcaggcaggcagggtgtTTCCTTAACTTCAAGGAAGAGTTTAATCAAGTTAATAGCTTATTGTGGGCTATTAAAACGATACACCACTGGGAAACCGTACGTTATCAAATTTTAAAAGACACAAACAAGAGAAGGAGACCGCGATGTTGGGAATAGGAAAACTGCACCACGGTCTGGAATAGGTAAGTCAAAGTATCCGCTTGCCACCCGCCCCTTTCAATGTTCAACTTGTAAACAACAAGTCTTCAACGATGTGTGTGGCATGTGTGTGAGTTAAATATCAATGGAGAAGAGTTACTTTGTATTCGTGTCGTGCGCGCCTTCCAGCACATTCGCGACAAGAAATCTGAGCGCAATCGTTCTACAGTCAGACATAGCGAGTCTGAAAAGTATTTACTTCCAGCTTTTAAAACAGAGTGGGAATTTTGGGTGTAGTCTAGTGCATGTAATCCTAGTTCAGTTGATGGGAAAGGTAAACAATTCACTATTAGGAAATAGACTAGTCTCTCCTACAGTTCAGGCCAAGTGTTTCCCAACTTCTCTAAGCAATACTTGTTTTTTTCCCCTGAGTATCCTATTGTAAGATTGTGCAGAGTGTATAATGATGTTGGCAGCTGCTAATTTATAAAcaaactgtatttatttatcagaGACAACCCACCATGAATCACTTTATACCAAATTAAAATGAATAAAATCCTCTTCCTTGGCCTCCCTTTCTCTGCCATCTGCCCACTACAACAGggtgaaggatggagggagagacagcggaggagaaggagagtgatgagacaCAGCCGTTTGCTGGGGAAGGGGCGGGGCGACTTCATCAGAATGGAGAGTCCTCCGAGGACGACCAGGACCTACCCATCATGCACTGGGAAGACCTGAGCCTGAGGATCGCTGAACTGGagaaacaggaggaggagaggagagaaagggcaaAGGTCAGAGGGcatgaagagagggtgaagatgTTGTGACAGTCCTGAGATCAGCTTACCCGCCCCAAACCCTGACCATAATAATTATCAGGAACAACACAACACTGACCatagatcaaataaaataaaattgtatttgtcacatgcggccgaatacaacaggtgagactttaccgtgaaatgcttatttatgaGCCAttccccaacaatgcagagttaaaaagtaagacaaacAAATACAATGGTCAAATAAGAAacaaaaaaaggaaatagtaacacaataaagagGCTATACTGTATGCAAGGAGTACCGgtatcgagtcaatgtgcagggatgtGAGGTAAtattacatgtaggtaggggtaaaagtgactaggaaaTCAGGATGGAtaacaaacagagtagcagcagtgtgtgtgtgttggagtgtcagtgtagtatgtgtgagagTCTAGTgagtgcatagagccagtgcaagaaTAATTGGAAAATTAAAAAgcggggtcaatgcaaatagtcagagTGCCCATCGGCATTTAGGGGCAACGTAATCCTACTCTCTTTGCTTTATACATGTTAATAATATCCACCGGCATTGAAAAAGACTGCAATGATGGGTTTAATGACACCCATTGCTTACACTCAACTCCCCCGCTACCACACATCtcacctcttccctcctcccatgtcatccctccatccctgatccctccctctgttcctctctttcagAGTACGAGTGGGTCGGAACAGGGGAGTGTGTCAGGGGGCTGGTCGGAAGAGAGGCAGGGTGGGCTGTGGAGGAAAGATGAatgggaggatgaggaggactaCGGAAGATGTCGAGTCACGGTCGTCTCGTCTAGGTAACAAAAGTCAAAAACAGTCACTCATTCTCAACTTCATTCTGTATTCTTTGAAACCATATAATTTATGTTCTCTCTTTTAAGTGTTCATGCTGTTTTTGCcttttattttcttattttagATTCCACAACCAAAAAAATCTACAGTTATGCTACATCAACAACAGTGAGAGTGAGGATGAGGAGGGGGCTGTCAAAGAGGTGAGCGAGTCCCTCCTGTTTTATAGTATAGCGCAAAACTGGGACAAAAACCTACACACATTGCGGCACTCTAGGGCCAGATATTAAGATATGCATATGTACCCATGCCATGCTTTTGTTGTGTTTCCTGTTTGTCAGGGTTCTATAGGACCAGGTAGCTATGGTTACCACCCCTCTGGCCTGAAGTTGGAAGTGAGGGCCGCACTGTGTGCGCTCAAAAACAAGCTGTTAGCTGAACAGAAAGAGGAGGTGAGAAGAATGGAGAAGTGTGGACTGTGGAGCGAAAGAAATAGGGTTGGAAGAAATAGAGGGAAACAGTGGGCATGTGGTGGGAGAGAGGTAAGGATTGGTATGTGTAAATAATTCCTGTGTGTCACAGCACCTTGCTTGCAGTAGTGTGATCACTAAGAGGACGCATCTGGAACGCTGTGACCTGCAGACCTGCTCAATACAGCAGCTCAACTCCCTCAGGACCTCACTCAACCACGATATACACGGTCAGTAGGCGGTCATTGCATGGTAATCATGGTCTttacatggggcggcaggtagcctagtggttagagcgttgggccagtaaccgaaaggttgctagatcgaatccccgagctgaaaaggtacaaatctgtcgttctgcccctgaacaaggcagttaaccaactgttcctaggccgtcattgtaaataagaatttcttcttaactgacttgcctagttaaataaaggttagataaAAACATGAAAATCATGGTCATAACATGGAAATCGTAGTCATTACATTGTAACGGTTTctctcttcgtctgaagaggaggagtagggattggaccaaaacgcagcattgtATGCAGACAaagaatttatttaaacaagacgaaaatacgaagaacacttgaatagattacaaaacaacaaaacgacgtagacagacctgaacttgagaacttacaatataac
The sequence above is a segment of the Salvelinus alpinus chromosome 1, SLU_Salpinus.1, whole genome shotgun sequence genome. Coding sequences within it:
- the LOC139533486 gene encoding schwannomin-interacting protein 1, which produces MEGETAEEKESDETQPFAGEGAGRLHQNGESSEDDQDLPIMHWEDLSLRIAELEKQEEERRERAKSTSGSEQGSVSGGWSEERQGGLWRKDEWEDEEDYGRCRVTVVSSRFHNQKNLQLCYINNSESEDEEGAVKEGSIGPGSYGYHPSGLKLEVRAALCALKNKLLAEQKEEHLACSSVITKRTHLERCDLQTCSIQQLNSLRTSLNHDIHDLSSELVGHLLIRDQLRTKQDAMLLDVQDLT